The window CCCGGCGGGGTCGCCTCGCTGCTGGGAATGGTGATACCGCCGCTGCTCCTGCTTGCCGTGATCACGCATTTCCACTCCGCCTTTAAAAACAGCCGGCTGGTGACCGCCGCCATGACCGGCATCCGCGCCGCCGTCGTCCCCATTATCGCCGTCGGCGCGCTCAATTTGACGCGCGGCGCCTTTCCCCGCCCTCTCTGCTTCGCGCTGGCGGGCGCCGCCTTTCTGCTTTATTTCGTCTTTAACGTAAGCTGCGTCTGGATCGTCATTCTCGGCGCCGCGGCCGGCATCGCCATCGGAGTATGTTCTGAAAAGAGTGGAGGCGGCGCGCGTGGTGCTGATTGAGCTCTTCTGGAGCTTTGTAAAGATCGGCTTCACCAGCTTCGGCGGGCTCTCCATGATCCCTTTGATCAACGCGGAGATGATCTCACACGGATGGATGACAGCGGGCGAGGTCTCGGACATCATCGCGATCGCCGAAATGACTCCGGGCCCGCTCGGCCCCAACTGCGCGACCTTCGCCGGCATCAAGGCTGCCGGTATCGCCGGCGCGGTGGCAGCCAACCTCGGCGTTCTCTCGCCGACGCTGACGCTCACCGCCGCCGCGGCCCTCTTTTTCGACCGCGTCAAGCAAAACCGCCGCATGACGCAGATAATGACCGGCGTCCGTCCGGCCTGCGTCGGTATGATCGCGGGGGTGACGCTGTCGCTCGGCATAACAAATTATGCCGCCGATAATTTTGTGGACCTGCCGCTGGTCGCAATCGGCCTGCTGGATCTGGTACTGCTGCTCAGGTGGCGCGTCAGCGTGCCGAAGGTGATCGTCCTCAGCGCGGCGCTGGGGCTGCTCTGCTTCGGGATACAATGATGCCGGCCTCCGCGCCTTAAGCGGAATAGGCCGGCATCCAGCGGTTTTACTCTTTCAGTTTTTACAGACGGCTTTCAGTCGTTGGCGATCTGAGCCAGTTTTTCCCATACCGGCGGCATAGTCTGCGCCACCTCTTTGTAAATAGCGAACAGCTGGTCGTATTTGGCGTGATTGCCCGGATCGGGCTTGTATGTCCGCTTCATGCGGATACATCTCCCGGCGGCCTCCAGCTCGTTCGCGAAGGCTCCGACGCCGACGCCCGCCAGCAGCGCGCCGCCGAAGGAAGATTCGGCGTTCGCGGGCTGTTTGACCTCCAGGCCGAATACGTCGCAGACGATCTGGCTCCAAAGCGGGCTCTTAGCCCCTCCGCCGATCACGACGATATCCTCCATCTTGTCAGTGAAGTCTTTCAAAACCTGCAGGCAGTCATAGAGGCTGAAGGCCACGCCCTCAAGCAGCGCGCGCGCAAAGTGGCCCTTGTTATGCACCATGCTGACGCCGAAGAAATCCCCGCGCGCGTTGGGATTGAAGTAGGGACAGCGCTCTCCGAGAAGATAGGGGTGGAAGATCAGCCCGCGCGCGCCAAGCTCCGCGCCTGCGGCCTGTTCGTCCATGAGAAGGTAGACGTCCCGGCCTTCCCGTTCGCAGAGCTCCTTTTCCGCGGGATATAGCGCGTCGCGCATCCAGCGGTAGGCGGAGGCGCAGCTGTTGGTCGCCGTGACCGTATACCATTTACCCTCCACCGAGTAGGGATAGGTGAATGATTTTTCGTGGGGAACGGCCTTGTCGGTGATTAGGTTGACGTTGCCCGCGGTGGCGAGTTTGACGACGATCTGACCGGCCGTTACGGCGCCGGCGCTGAAATCCTCGGCCGCCGTATCGGAGCATCCGGCGATAACGGGCAGCCCCTCCGGCAGTCCGGTAAGCGCGGCGATTTCGGCGCGTACCCTGCCGACGACCTCCTTGGAGCGGCGCACGTCGGGCAGCACCGCCAGCGGCAGGTCGATCATCCGGCATATTTCGGGGGACCAGCAGTTCTTCCTCGCGTCGAAGAGCAGGCTTCCCTGAGCGTCGACCACGTCGGTGCAGAAATCACCCGTTATATATGAGCGGATATAGTCTTTGGTAAACATCAGGCGATCGATCTTAGCGTAGTTTTCCGGTTCGTGCTCTTTTAGCCACATCAGCTGCGGCAGCGTCCAGGTGGGCGTCGGCATCTGCATGCCTATGCGGAATATATCGTCGCCGTAATTTTCATTCAGGCGGCGGCACTGGTCTCCGCTCCGCTGGTCGTTCCACATGATGCAGGGACGGATCACGCGCGAGTCTTTGTCAAGCAGCACCGCGTTGTGCGTCGAGGCCGTCACCGCGAGAGCGAGCACGCCTCCAAAGCCGTCCTTCATCTGCTCCCCGCAGGAGCGCACCGTTTTCACGAAGGCGTCGAGCCACATCGCGGGCTCCTGCTCTGACCATCCCGGTTTCAGATGCTGCGACGGATATTCTTCAAAGGCCGAGGCACAGATATTGCCGTCGAGATCAATGACCATCGCCTTGCAGCCGCCGGTGCCAAAGTCCACGCCAAAAAGCTTTTCCATTATAAGGGTCCCTCCATTTTAGGCGCACTGCCCTGCTATGCGCGCCGGAGGGCGGCAGAGCCGTACGCTAATACTTTTTTACTACAAGCGCCTTTTCCAGCGCCTCAAAATTCTGGATCGCGCTCTCTCCCAGCTTCAGCGAAACGCCGGTATAGAGAGTATCGATGATCGTGAGTTCCGCCATCCGCGACGCTATCGCGTAGGTCCGGTATCTCGTCTCCTGCGAGTGGGTATAGAGACGGATGTCGGCCAGCTTCGAAACCGGCGATATCCCATTGCTCGTGAGCGATATGACTGTCGCCCCGTTTTCTTTCACAAACCGGATCGCGTCGGCCACGTCACGGGAGCTGCCGGAATGGGAGATCGCCATCACGACATCCTCTTTACCCAGGGAGGCCATAGCGATCATCTGCATATGGTCGTCGGTGTAGGCGCTCACGTTGAGGCCGATCCGCAAAAACTTATGCTGCGCGTCCATCGCGATCGCGCCGGAGTTGCCGTTGCCGATGACGACTATCCGCCGCGCGCGGCAAAGCACCTCTATGCACCTCGCCACCGCGGAAGCGTCCAGCGCCCTCTGCGTCATCGTCATCGTCTGGATGGCGCTGGAAAATATCTTGTCGATGATCACCTCCGCCGAGGAGTCGGCGTTCAGGTCCTCGTGGATCTTTTCCTGCGGCGAGACCAGCTCGCGCGCGACTCCCACCTTCAGGGCCTGAAACCCCGAATATCCCAGCTTCGTACATACCCTGGTGACGGTGGCCTCGCTGGTCCCCGCCAGCTCCGCCAGCTCGGTGATCGAGGCGTAGATTAGTTTTTCCTGGTTGTCCGCCATGTACTCGACCGTCTTCCGCTCTTTTTTGGAAAGGGAATCCAGCTTTTCCTGTACCCGGCTGTAAAAAGCGCCGCTAGTAGATTTTTCTCTCATGTCCGTTAGCTCCGTTTTCTATGCTATGTATTTATCGTCCGTTATCCCAATTTTACATATTTGAAGATTCAGGAGCAAACTAAATTTACCTCGGCGCGGCATTAAATCTATAAAAGATCCTCCACATGCCCGGGCTGGCCGGGAATTGTGAGCATTTCCAGCGCCTTTTCCACATAGCGGCGGCGGCAGGCCTTTTCGTCCGCCGGGCTGAGATTGGGGTTGCCGACGGGGCAGGTGATGGCAAAACCGCGCAGTATACGCGAAGCGCCCACAGAACCGGCGATATCGACCACGGCGCAGATCTGCGTCACCGGGATGCCAACACGCTCTATCTCTTTGACAATCGTTGACCCGCAACGAGTGCTCGTGCCTCAGGTGGAGGTGAGGATAGCGGCGTTGACACCCTTATTCAGCAGCTCGGCGGCGATCTGCCGCCCAATATCCTGCGAGGCGGCTACCGAGGCGCAGTTTCCCGTCGCCACGCAGACCTCCGGCTCCAGCGCTCCGAGCCTTCCCGCCGAGACCTCTTCGCGCAGCACGTCCACGGGAAAGAGACGGCAGGGATCTTCGAGCACCCAGGTGCCGTCATAGCCGCTGTGGATGACGAAATGCGGCTCCGCCACGAGCCTGTCCCAGTCGTAATGGCCCCAGGTGGTGCTGCCGTTGGGTTTCAGCTTGTCGGGATTTTGTTCGGGGATAAGGCCTCCGTCGGAGACAAGGGCCAATTTGACCCCGCTCAGATCGGTTACCGGCGGCGCCGGCTCCACGTTATCGAAATTCGGAGGCAGCAGCTCGCTGACAAAGGGCTCCCCTTTTATCTTTTTCATCAGCATATCGATGGCGCGCACGGCGGCATTGTCCGGCTGTTCCTCGTTGAGGATCACGTCGCGGATCATATACCCCTCGGCGGCGGCGCTGCCGATATGCTCCCCCGTCAGCAGCCGCAGCCCGATACCGGCCATCACGGGGGCGACATTGCGCAGCTGCGAGGACATTATGCCGGTCTTTACGATGTAGGTATCCTTGCGGTAAAGCTCGACGGCGGGGTTCTCCGGGAACATGCCGGTGACCGTGGGGATATGAAGCTCGCGGGCCACCGCCGAAGCCATGCAGCCGCAGCTGATGCCGTAACGCCCGGCGTTAAAGGCGGGCCCCGCGATAAACAGGTCCGGCTTCAGCGCGCGTACCAGCGCCAGCCCCTCGGCCGCGCCGCGCTCCGTGTCCTCCGCAAAATAGTTGTCGCCGCAGATTACCGTTCCCACCACCTCGCAGCGCTCCCGCAAAAGTTCCTGGAAGAGTCTCGCGGGGCCGACGGCCTCATGCTTGACGCTGAAACCGACGTGGGCCATCTCTTCGCCGCCGATCTGTCCGAAGAATTGATTTATGTAGCAGACTACCCGCCATTTTTTTTGTTCCATAACGCAGCGCCTCCTCTAGTAATCCACAGCCATCCCGTAGGAAAAACCTACCTGGCTCATCAGCCCCACCTGTTTCATATAGGTTGAGCGGACCCGCCCCTTCGCTGGGTCCCCGGTCGCTATCTTGTGACCGCCGATGACGCCGTCGTCGCCGCTCAGATAAAGAGCATCTTCCGGGCCGCCCAGCAAAGTCTCGACCGCAGGCAGTGAGAAGTTGTGATAATAGGTGCCGGAACATACGATCGAATTGACGTTATGGTCGCTGATCATACATTCGACGCCGAGATTGCTCTTCCCGTTGAGTATCTGAATGATGGGAACGGCCTTGATGCCGAGCTTTTCCGCTTCGCTAGCGATCGCCCCCACGCACAGGGTCGAGGCGCCGCCGACCCCCTTGGTGATGATGGCACCGTCTGCGTGAAATACCTCTTTGAGCAGGCTGGCCGCCATCTTTGAGACCAGATTGCGGTGCTTGGCCTCCACCGATGTGACGGTGATCACCACGCCCGCGAAATTCAGCTCTTTGCCGTGACGCCGCATCAGCTCGATGATGACTGGATGGTTCTGTATCTCATAGGTCGTGACGCAGCGGAAACCGCCGCAGGGTGAGATCGCCCCGTCAAGCACCTCCGTGGGCTGCATGATCAGCGGCAGCGTATCAGGAACTGCGTTGCCGTAGAGCATCGGCTCCCGGTAATTTTGCGTATCGTACTGCTTTGAATAGATCTGATAGACATAGGCGACATTGGGCAGCCCCGGATGCCGCTCACTGTTGTCGAAGGTCTCGCTGCTGTCGGCGGCCCGTTCGTGCGTCGCCTTCGCGAGCATTACGCTCGTTTTGAAACCAACGCGGCGCAGCGCCTCGCGGTACTCGCGGAAATCGGCGTCAGCCGGCGTCAGCGGTTCAATGACGAGCATGGGCATCTTCGCGTAGGGATTTATCTCCGCGCATTCGCCGCTCATATCGAACGATCCCCATTTTCTTGACCAGTACGTGTCGTTCTGGCAGAGGACGATGCCCATTCCCTCAACGGCGCGCGTCACACCGCCGCCCGCTATCTCATAGTCGTCCGTCAGTACGCCCGGCCAGTCGATATTATCCGACATCTTGCAGCGGGGCTGTACAACATCCACGACGTTGATGATACGCGTTGAGTCGCCGGGGCGGGCAATGTCGATCTTCAGGGTGTCAAAGCAGGGCTCGCCCGCGGCGAACGCCAGGATATCCTCTTTGCTGACGTAGAGCACGCCGTCGCGCAGAGAGGTAGACTCGCCGAATTGCAGATCTTTAATGTGAACCGTTTCAACCGTTAATTTCATCTGTATGAATCTCCTTTTATATTAAGCGCCCATCAGCAGATTAGGCACGAAGGTGACTATCGGCGGGAAGAACCACATCAGCAGCATTACGGTGAGGATGATGAGGACGACGGGTACCGTATAGCTGATCGCCTGCCGGAATGTCGCGCCGGCGATATTCATCGACAGGAAGAGATATAGTCCCACCGGCGGCGTCAGCGCGCCCACGACCGTGGAGATTGAGAAGAGCACGCCGAAGAGCAGCGGATCGACGCCCAGGTGCATCACGATCGGGTAGACCGTGGGCAGAATGACCGCCGT is drawn from Cloacibacillus porcorum and contains these coding sequences:
- a CDS encoding chromate transporter — encoded protein: MERCGTVAGLFVRFMKLGCFTFGGGLSIVAQMHRLFVEEEERISSEELLDITGVARSLPGAFVGNVAFLYGYREAGIPGGVASLLGMVIPPLLLLAVITHFHSAFKNSRLVTAAMTGIRAAVVPIIAVGALNLTRGAFPRPLCFALAGAAFLLYFVFNVSCVWIVILGAAAGIAIGVCSEKSGGGARGAD
- a CDS encoding glycine/betaine/sarcosine/D-proline family reductase selenoprotein B, giving the protein MEQKKWRVVCYINQFFGQIGGEEMAHVGFSVKHEAVGPARLFQELLRERCEVVGTVICGDNYFAEDTERGAAEGLALVRALKPDLFIAGPAFNAGRYGISCGCMASAVARELHIPTVTGMFPENPAVELYRKDTYIVKTGIMSSQLRNVAPVMAGIGLRLLTGEHIGSAAAEGYMIRDVILNEEQPDNAAVRAIDMLMKKIKGEPFVSELLPPNFDNVEPAPPVTDLSGVKLALVSDGGLIPEQNPDKLKPNGSTTWGHYDWDRLVAEPHFVIHSGYDGTWVLEDPCRLFPVDVLREEVSAGRLGALEPEVCVATGNCASVAASQDIGRQIAAELLNKGVNAAILTSTUGTSTRCGSTIVKEIERVGIPVTQICAVVDIAGSVGASRILRGFAITCPVGNPNLSPADEKACRRRYVEKALEMLTIPGQPGHVEDLL
- a CDS encoding glycine/sarcosine/betaine reductase component B subunit encodes the protein MKLTVETVHIKDLQFGESTSLRDGVLYVSKEDILAFAAGEPCFDTLKIDIARPGDSTRIINVVDVVQPRCKMSDNIDWPGVLTDDYEIAGGGVTRAVEGMGIVLCQNDTYWSRKWGSFDMSGECAEINPYAKMPMLVIEPLTPADADFREYREALRRVGFKTSVMLAKATHERAADSSETFDNSERHPGLPNVAYVYQIYSKQYDTQNYREPMLYGNAVPDTLPLIMQPTEVLDGAISPCGGFRCVTTYEIQNHPVIIELMRRHGKELNFAGVVITVTSVEAKHRNLVSKMAASLLKEVFHADGAIITKGVGGASTLCVGAIASEAEKLGIKAVPIIQILNGKSNLGVECMISDHNVNSIVCSGTYYHNFSLPAVETLLGGPEDALYLSGDDGVIGGHKIATGDPAKGRVRSTYMKQVGLMSQVGFSYGMAVDY
- a CDS encoding MurR/RpiR family transcriptional regulator is translated as MREKSTSGAFYSRVQEKLDSLSKKERKTVEYMADNQEKLIYASITELAELAGTSEATVTRVCTKLGYSGFQALKVGVARELVSPQEKIHEDLNADSSAEVIIDKIFSSAIQTMTMTQRALDASAVARCIEVLCRARRIVVIGNGNSGAIAMDAQHKFLRIGLNVSAYTDDHMQMIAMASLGKEDVVMAISHSGSSRDVADAIRFVKENGATVISLTSNGISPVSKLADIRLYTHSQETRYRTYAIASRMAELTIIDTLYTGVSLKLGESAIQNFEALEKALVVKKY
- a CDS encoding chromate transporter yields the protein MVLIELFWSFVKIGFTSFGGLSMIPLINAEMISHGWMTAGEVSDIIAIAEMTPGPLGPNCATFAGIKAAGIAGAVAANLGVLSPTLTLTAAAALFFDRVKQNRRMTQIMTGVRPACVGMIAGVTLSLGITNYAADNFVDLPLVAIGLLDLVLLLRWRVSVPKVIVLSAALGLLCFGIQ
- the xylB gene encoding xylulokinase, coding for MEKLFGVDFGTGGCKAMVIDLDGNICASAFEEYPSQHLKPGWSEQEPAMWLDAFVKTVRSCGEQMKDGFGGVLALAVTASTHNAVLLDKDSRVIRPCIMWNDQRSGDQCRRLNENYGDDIFRIGMQMPTPTWTLPQLMWLKEHEPENYAKIDRLMFTKDYIRSYITGDFCTDVVDAQGSLLFDARKNCWSPEICRMIDLPLAVLPDVRRSKEVVGRVRAEIAALTGLPEGLPVIAGCSDTAAEDFSAGAVTAGQIVVKLATAGNVNLITDKAVPHEKSFTYPYSVEGKWYTVTATNSCASAYRWMRDALYPAEKELCEREGRDVYLLMDEQAAGAELGARGLIFHPYLLGERCPYFNPNARGDFFGVSMVHNKGHFARALLEGVAFSLYDCLQVLKDFTDKMEDIVVIGGGAKSPLWSQIVCDVFGLEVKQPANAESSFGGALLAGVGVGAFANELEAAGRCIRMKRTYKPDPGNHAKYDQLFAIYKEVAQTMPPVWEKLAQIAND